Below is a genomic region from Flammeovirgaceae bacterium SG7u.111.
AGTGGACAAATTCTCGATCTCGATAAACTTTGGGAACCTCAAAACTTATTTTCCATCATAAATGGAAGTGAGGATTTTTTCAACCAATTCTACGAAACAGCAGAAAACTCCTTATTAGAGTTCACAAGAATATACGAGGTAAGTCTTTTGAGCAATGACGTAAACAGTTACAGGCAAAATGCGCACAAAGCAAAATCCGTACTAAAACTTATTGGAGCTCAATCTGTTATCAAAGAGCTGCAAGTTGGCAGAAATTTAGTTGAAGACCCCCAAGCCAAACATGCCGACCTTATTCTTTCCATCGAAAAAGTACAGCGACATATCGAACAGATTTTTGCTGAAATGAAGCAATGTAAAGAAAAGCTATTAACTGGCGAAAACTGTTAACTAAGCCCCTTAACCTTCTTTACAAAAGCTGTGATGTCTTCTTCTAAATCATCACTGTTCTTTAGAAGGTTGATAAACGCACTGCCTATAATAGCTCCGTCGGCATGGCTGCAAGCCTGCTCAAATGTTTTATTATCCGAGATCCCAAAACCAATTAATTTCGGGTTTTGCAATTCCATCTTCTCTATTCTCTGAAAATACGCCAACTGAGTATTTTCTACTTTCGCTTTTGCCCCCGTAATGCTATTTGCAGCTACCATGTAGATAAACCCTCCAGACATCTCATCAATCTGCTTTATTCTTTCCTCTGAAGTCTGGGGAGTGATCAAGAAAATATTATGGATACCGTAATGCTTATAGAGCTTTTGGTAGTCTTTCACATACTCAGGCAGGGGCATGTCAGGTAAAATAGTACCATCAATTCCTATCTCGGCACATTTTTCCAAAAACTTTTCTACACCGTATTGCATTACTGGATTGAGGTAGCCCATCAAAATAATAGGAATATTCACTTCCATACGGATGTCTTCAAGCTGCTCAAAAAGGTGTGCGATGGTCATTCCCCCATCTAGCGCTTTTTGGTTGCTCTCCTGAATAGTAGGACCATCGGCCACAGGATCGGAATAGGGCATACCTATTTCCACCATGTCCGCACCGGCATTTTCGAGTGCTTTTATAATCCGAGTTGTATCTTCAAAGCTTGGGAAACCAGCTGTGAAATATATATTTAAAACTTTTCCTCCCTTTTTGAAGGCAGCATCTATTCTATTTTCTTGTATCAGTTCCATCATCTTAAATTCAACTCTTAGAAGTATTCGAGCCCAAAAATAAACTTTCAGTTTGACTTTCGTGAAATTGACTCCATTTTCAGTTTATTTTATTTGAAAGGTCTCTGCCCAATTTTCCAGCATTTTCAGACCAAAAGTAGTCAAGATTGCTTCTGGGTGAAACTGCAATCCCCAAATAGGTAATGTCAAATGCTTCATTGCCATTATTTCCCCTTTTGCAGTAGTCGCTGTTGGCACTAATGAAGGCGGCATATTTTGCAAAATGAGCGAGTGGTAGCGAACAATTTCTGTTTTTGGAGGAACGCCCTTGAACATATCTTGATCTATGCAACAAATTTCAGAAATTTTCCCGTGCATAGGTTTTTCAGCCTTTACCAACTCCGCCCCGAAATATTCCCCTATAGCTTGATGCCCCAAGCAAATACCTAGAATTGGCAACTTTTGCTCGTAATGTTCCAACACCGACATCAAATTACCTGCTTTCCGAGGGATTTCTGGACCAGGGGACAAAACCACCCCGTGATACTTCCCAGCCTTTATTTTTTTTAAGGGAAAGTCATTTCTAAGCACATCGCATTCGATATTGAGTTGCCCGAAATAATCAACCAAATTATAAGTGAAAGAATCGAAATTATCGAGTAATAAGATCAATATCGGTTATTTGGTTGTGTTAGAAATGAACGTTAAGCTCCTTTAGGGTCGAGCATAGCCCTAATATCATCGTAGAGCTCTCCTATAGAAGGCGAGAGTATCTTGCCAGTTTCCACTAGCCAAATCTGAAAGTCGAGTAACATGGGATAGATTTTAGTATCGTCGGTGATATCCTTGGGAAGTCGTAAACCTGCCGCATCCAACAGCCCAAGGAATATGCTCAAGAACACGGCATACTTAAGTCCCCCAAGTACCATTGCGGCAAAATTGTCGAAACTGTCGAAGATTGAATAATCTATTTTATTTTGAATTGCCCTCGTCATTTTGTTGAGGGCCAAAGAGCCCAACACAAAAAATAGAACATAAAACCCAAATTTAGCTATCCGAGGAGAATTCATATCCAAGGCTTTATCAGCACTCATAAAAACATTGGCTATGGCAAAAAAGATCAAAATGACCCCTGCCACAAATACAACGATAGAAATAAGCTCTACCAAAAAACCTTTTTGATAGCCTTTATAGGCTCCCCAAATAATAAAAAATGCCAATACTAAATCGACAACCCTTATGTAAGACGAAAAATAGCTCTCCACTTTGTTCGATTATAATGTGATGAATAAAAAGCGGTTAGTGAGTTTTAATAATTGTTTTTCTATTCAATCAATACTTTATCAAAGATAACATACCTTATTGAAAAGCAGTTTTCTACTTTATAAAATTAACCTGCAAGTGCTTTTTTTACCGCATCGGCTATACGCTTTCCATCAGCCCTACCTGCTATTTCGGCCCTTGCCTCGTTCATCACCCTGCCCATATCCTTCATTCCGCTAGCGCCTGTTTTCTCTACTATTTCCCCCACTATCTTATCAACTTCCTCTTCAGCAAGCTGCTGTGGTAAAAATTGCTCAATTACTTTTGCTTCTTCAAGCTCATTTTGGGCC
It encodes:
- the trpA gene encoding tryptophan synthase subunit alpha; the protein is MMELIQENRIDAAFKKGGKVLNIYFTAGFPSFEDTTRIIKALENAGADMVEIGMPYSDPVADGPTIQESNQKALDGGMTIAHLFEQLEDIRMEVNIPIILMGYLNPVMQYGVEKFLEKCAEIGIDGTILPDMPLPEYVKDYQKLYKHYGIHNIFLITPQTSEERIKQIDEMSGGFIYMVAANSITGAKAKVENTQLAYFQRIEKMELQNPKLIGFGISDNKTFEQACSHADGAIIGSAFINLLKNSDDLEEDITAFVKKVKGLS
- a CDS encoding aminodeoxychorismate/anthranilate synthase component II; the encoded protein is MILLLDNFDSFTYNLVDYFGQLNIECDVLRNDFPLKKIKAGKYHGVVLSPGPEIPRKAGNLMSVLEHYEQKLPILGICLGHQAIGEYFGAELVKAEKPMHGKISEICCIDQDMFKGVPPKTEIVRYHSLILQNMPPSLVPTATTAKGEIMAMKHLTLPIWGLQFHPEAILTTFGLKMLENWAETFQIK
- a CDS encoding CvpA family protein; translated protein: MESYFSSYIRVVDLVLAFFIIWGAYKGYQKGFLVELISIVVFVAGVILIFFAIANVFMSADKALDMNSPRIAKFGFYVLFFVLGSLALNKMTRAIQNKIDYSIFDSFDNFAAMVLGGLKYAVFLSIFLGLLDAAGLRLPKDITDDTKIYPMLLDFQIWLVETGKILSPSIGELYDDIRAMLDPKGA